A section of the Rossellomorea marisflavi genome encodes:
- a CDS encoding YpzG family protein, producing MKFNRDYNSPFKKAFYNPKHAHAQANGQTTQTQNLIILERDTKKRT from the coding sequence ATGAAATTCAATCGAGATTACAACAGTCCATTTAAAAAGGCATTCTACAATCCGAAGCATGCCCATGCACAAGCAAATGGACAAACAACCCAGACACAGAATCTGATCATCCTTGAGCGCGATACTAAAAAGCGCACATAA
- a CDS encoding small, acid-soluble spore protein K → MRNKTTGFPNEHGNKFEGEPRAKAEYASKRADGTINTHPQERMKASNNRKQDSL, encoded by the coding sequence ATGCGCAATAAGACAACAGGGTTTCCGAATGAACATGGCAATAAATTCGAAGGAGAACCCCGTGCCAAAGCGGAATATGCATCCAAAAGGGCGGATGGCACCATCAATACCCACCCTCAAGAACGAATGAAGGCTTCAAATAATCGCAAGCAGGATTCACTCTAG
- a CDS encoding YfhJ family protein: MESIFHELTQLLMDENSKLTYEKARTWVELVWEDFETTYAKAGYEYKGKEVTEKVVRQWIATYGTNVHDFAARNPKYSHLLDDGDHTVH, from the coding sequence ATGGAATCGATTTTTCACGAACTGACACAGCTTCTTATGGATGAAAATTCCAAACTGACGTATGAAAAGGCAAGGACTTGGGTTGAGCTTGTTTGGGAAGATTTTGAAACGACTTATGCCAAGGCTGGTTATGAATATAAAGGAAAAGAAGTCACTGAAAAGGTTGTAAGGCAATGGATTGCGACGTATGGAACAAATGTGCATGATTTCGCGGCGAGAAATCCGAAATACAGTCATTTGCTTGATGACGGAGATCATACGGTCCACTGA
- a CDS encoding metal-dependent hydrolase has translation MDTGTHIVMGFALGGLATLDPVVAENASTAHSVLIAAVIGSQIPDVDTILKLRNNAVYIRHHRGITHSIPAVILWPLLIVACLYPFFPGANLLHLWLWTFFAVFLHVFVDIFNAYGTQAIRPISSKWVALGVINTFDPIIFGIHIVGLILWAVGFPPGQTFLVMYAVIIGYYLLRFIVQKTVKNAVKRRIPNAERIIVSPTIRFFQWRLAILTKHHYYVARAYRRSITIYDEFKRVPIPDIPVMNAARKDKNLAAFLSFSPIYRWEMDEYDDHYEVRFIDLRYRNNGHYPFVALVQLDKDLNIVSSYTGWVFSEEKLRQKVDINVIID, from the coding sequence TTGGATACAGGTACACACATCGTCATGGGGTTTGCACTCGGGGGGCTTGCGACGCTGGATCCGGTCGTGGCCGAAAATGCATCCACCGCGCACAGCGTGTTGATCGCTGCGGTTATCGGCTCCCAGATCCCCGATGTCGATACCATACTTAAACTTCGGAACAATGCCGTTTACATCAGGCATCACCGGGGCATCACCCATAGCATACCCGCTGTCATCCTGTGGCCACTCCTGATCGTCGCCTGCCTGTACCCATTCTTCCCGGGTGCAAATCTGCTTCATCTTTGGTTATGGACCTTCTTCGCCGTCTTTCTCCACGTGTTCGTGGATATCTTCAATGCGTACGGCACTCAGGCCATCCGGCCGATTTCATCGAAATGGGTGGCTCTCGGGGTCATCAACACGTTTGACCCCATCATTTTCGGTATCCACATCGTCGGATTGATTCTATGGGCCGTTGGCTTTCCGCCCGGCCAGACGTTCCTTGTGATGTATGCGGTCATTATCGGATACTACCTCCTGCGCTTCATCGTGCAGAAGACGGTCAAAAACGCAGTCAAAAGAAGGATCCCCAATGCCGAACGGATCATCGTCTCCCCGACGATCCGATTCTTCCAATGGAGGCTGGCCATACTTACCAAACATCACTACTATGTGGCACGTGCCTACAGGAGATCCATCACGATCTACGATGAGTTCAAGCGGGTTCCGATACCGGATATCCCGGTTATGAATGCTGCCCGGAAAGATAAAAATCTGGCCGCATTCCTTTCCTTTTCCCCAATCTACCGTTGGGAAATGGACGAATACGATGACCATTATGAAGTAAGATTCATCGACCTCAGGTACCGCAACAATGGTCACTATCCATTCGTTGCTCTCGTGCAGCTCGATAAAGATCTGAACATCGTCAGCTCTTATACGGGTTGGGTGTTCAGCGAAGAGAAATTACGCCAGAAGGTGGATATCAATGTCATCATTGATTGA
- the mutY gene encoding A/G-specific adenine glycosylase, protein MDEPLKNLHSIDREAFQEDLISWFTNEQRDLPWRKDQDPYKVWVSEIMLQQTRVDTVIPYFNRFIGKFPTIDALASADEEEILKAWEGLGYYSRVRNLQAAAREVRDSYGGIVPDDPKDIATLKGVGPYTAGAILSIAYGKPEPAVDGNVMRVFSRILSIWLDIAKPSSRKVFEEAVRGLISEENPSYFNQALMELGALICTPTSPSCLLCPVREHCHAFEEGVQSELPIKSKKKSARKLNMAAAVLFNTDGKVLIHKRPGTGLLANLWEFPNFEVGSTGHIREQLHESLIEVYGVESALKREIASTFQHIFSHIIWDIDVFVGAVEDHDSYGDLIAVTPEELEKYAFPVSHQKIWKEVSSQLEKGQVRP, encoded by the coding sequence ATAGATGAACCATTAAAGAATCTCCATTCCATCGACCGTGAAGCGTTCCAGGAAGACCTGATCTCCTGGTTCACCAATGAGCAGCGGGATCTTCCATGGAGGAAGGACCAGGACCCCTATAAAGTCTGGGTGTCGGAAATCATGCTTCAGCAAACTCGTGTCGATACGGTTATACCTTATTTTAACCGATTTATCGGAAAATTTCCTACGATAGATGCTCTTGCCTCTGCCGATGAAGAAGAAATACTGAAAGCCTGGGAAGGGCTAGGGTATTATTCACGCGTGAGGAATCTGCAGGCAGCGGCCCGGGAGGTGAGGGACTCATACGGCGGGATCGTTCCTGATGATCCGAAAGATATCGCCACCCTGAAGGGGGTAGGACCCTATACGGCTGGCGCAATCCTAAGTATTGCCTACGGGAAACCCGAACCGGCCGTGGACGGCAATGTCATGAGGGTCTTCTCGCGCATATTATCGATCTGGCTCGATATTGCCAAGCCTTCATCGCGAAAGGTGTTCGAAGAAGCGGTACGGGGCCTCATTTCTGAAGAAAACCCTTCTTACTTCAATCAGGCACTGATGGAGCTTGGTGCGTTGATCTGTACGCCGACGTCCCCTTCATGCCTGCTCTGTCCTGTAAGGGAGCATTGTCATGCATTTGAAGAGGGCGTTCAGTCTGAACTTCCCATCAAATCAAAAAAGAAAAGTGCCCGTAAGCTCAATATGGCAGCAGCCGTGCTTTTCAACACAGATGGAAAGGTTTTGATCCATAAGCGTCCCGGCACCGGACTTCTTGCGAATTTGTGGGAGTTTCCGAACTTTGAAGTCGGAAGTACCGGTCACATCCGTGAACAGCTCCATGAAAGCCTCATTGAAGTATATGGAGTTGAGAGTGCGTTAAAAAGGGAAATCGCTTCGACCTTCCAACATATCTTCTCACACATCATATGGGATATCGATGTATTCGTTGGGGCTGTTGAAGATCATGACTCATATGGTGATCTTATTGCGGTCACACCGGAAGAGCTTGAAAAATATGCATTTCCCGTATCCCATCAAAAGATATGGAAGGAAGTCAGCTCACAGCTTGAAAAGGGGCAAGTGCGCCCCTAA
- the fabL gene encoding enoyl-[acyl-carrier-protein] reductase FabL, translated as MSQKVALVTGSSRGLGREIAIQLAEKGYDIVVNYARSKKGALETAEQIEKLGRKAFIVRANVGDVDKIKAMFEQIKEEFGRLDVLISNAASGVLRPVMELEESHWDWTMNINSKALLFCAQEAAKLMDDGGRIVSISSLGSIRYLDNYTTVGVSKAAVEALTRYLAVELAPRNIIVNAVSGGAIDTDALKHFPNREELLEDARQNTPAGRMVEIDDLVKSVMFLVSDDSSMIRGQTIIVDGGRSLLV; from the coding sequence ATGAGTCAAAAAGTAGCATTGGTAACTGGAAGCAGTCGTGGATTGGGAAGGGAAATCGCCATTCAGCTTGCTGAAAAAGGATACGATATCGTCGTCAATTACGCACGCAGTAAAAAGGGAGCCCTTGAGACAGCTGAACAGATCGAAAAGCTTGGACGAAAGGCGTTCATCGTTCGTGCAAATGTCGGGGATGTGGATAAAATCAAGGCCATGTTCGAACAAATCAAGGAGGAATTCGGGCGATTGGATGTTCTCATCAGCAATGCGGCTTCCGGCGTGCTGCGTCCTGTTATGGAGCTGGAAGAATCCCACTGGGACTGGACAATGAATATCAACAGCAAAGCACTGCTCTTCTGTGCCCAGGAAGCTGCAAAGTTGATGGATGACGGCGGAAGGATCGTCAGCATCAGCTCCCTCGGTTCCATCCGCTACCTTGATAACTACACGACTGTAGGCGTCTCAAAGGCAGCGGTTGAAGCATTGACCCGTTATCTGGCTGTCGAGCTTGCGCCAAGGAATATTATCGTGAATGCCGTATCAGGGGGGGCGATTGATACGGATGCGCTCAAGCATTTCCCGAATCGCGAAGAGCTTCTTGAAGACGCCCGCCAGAATACTCCTGCTGGAAGAATGGTCGAAATTGACGACCTTGTGAAGTCCGTCATGTTCCTAGTGTCAGATGATTCGTCTATGATCAGGGGACAAACGATCATTGTCGACGGCGGACGATCGCTTCTCGTCTGA
- a CDS encoding gamma-type small acid-soluble spore protein, producing MAKQNNKTNMQQQQKQQNAGQQQYGTEFASETNAQEVKKQNQQSAQKKQK from the coding sequence ATGGCAAAACAAAACAACAAAACAAACATGCAACAACAACAAAAACAACAAAATGCCGGACAACAACAGTACGGCACTGAGTTCGCTTCTGAGACTAACGCTCAAGAAGTGAAAAAGCAAAACCAACAATCAGCTCAAAAGAAACAAAAATAA
- a CDS encoding YgaB family protein has product MQELFNELIHEQLETMDKLLFLQSEIERCQELEKELVELEEMALAESLKKEIEMKKCELKDIQKVFQEQTDEVIRSYKKEQEVSL; this is encoded by the coding sequence ATGCAGGAGTTATTTAATGAACTGATTCATGAGCAGCTGGAAACGATGGACAAGCTGCTCTTCCTTCAATCCGAAATCGAGCGTTGCCAAGAGCTTGAAAAGGAGCTGGTCGAGCTTGAAGAGATGGCTCTTGCCGAGTCACTGAAAAAAGAAATCGAAATGAAGAAATGTGAATTGAAAGACATTCAAAAAGTTTTTCAAGAGCAGACTGATGAAGTCATCCGCTCGTATAAAAAAGAACAGGAAGTATCCCTTTAA
- a CDS encoding DUF402 domain-containing protein: MAVPTEGHSVQIHSFKHDGNIHRIWNETTILKGTSNMIIGGNDRTMVTESDGRTWMTREPAICYFHSELWFNIICMIREDGIYYYCNLSSPFVYDHEAIKYIDYDLDIKVYPDMTYTLLDEDEYDAHRKLYGYPDVIDHILQRNVDKLVRWIRQRKGPFAPDFIDIWYERYLMHRG; this comes from the coding sequence ATGGCGGTTCCCACAGAAGGGCATTCAGTACAAATACATAGCTTCAAGCATGATGGAAACATCCACCGTATATGGAATGAGACAACCATCCTGAAAGGGACGAGCAATATGATCATCGGTGGAAACGACCGGACGATGGTGACCGAGTCCGACGGCAGGACGTGGATGACCCGAGAGCCTGCAATTTGCTACTTTCATTCAGAATTATGGTTCAATATCATCTGCATGATCCGGGAAGACGGTATTTATTATTATTGCAATCTTAGCTCCCCGTTCGTGTACGATCACGAAGCGATCAAGTATATCGATTATGATCTTGATATCAAGGTGTATCCTGATATGACCTATACGCTCTTGGATGAAGATGAGTATGATGCCCATCGCAAGTTGTACGGTTATCCCGATGTTATCGATCACATTTTGCAAAGGAATGTGGACAAGCTCGTCAGATGGATCAGGCAGCGGAAGGGACCATTTGCCCCTGATTTCATCGATATTTGGTACGAGCGCTATTTAATGCACAGAGGATAA
- a CDS encoding ABC transporter ATP-binding protein yields MDSIKRYLQFVKPYRWQIIGTLIIGIIKFAIPLLIPVLIKYVIDDVVGNTTLTAGEKTNHLLLVMGIMVVVFLIIRPPVEYYRQYFAQWTGNKILYDIRDQLFSHIQKLSFKYYSNTRAGEVISRVINDVEQTKNFVMTGLMNLWLDLATILIAVAIMFTMDVSLTFVSLIAFPFYALSVRYFFGRLRGLTRDRSQALAEVQSHLHERVQGMPVIKSFAVEDHEQTAFRSQNKNFLQKALDQTSWNAKAFAVVNTITDISPLIIIGYAGYQVIQGDLTIGTMAAFVAYIDRLYSPLRRLVNSSTTLTQSIASMDRVFEFMDEKYDIDDEPGAIPCTTVKGDIKFDQVSFKYEEEEEAVLSNLNLDIHSGETVALVGMSGGGKSSLVSLIPRFYDVSEGSIRLDGTDIRRFQVRTLRDKIGMVLQDNILFSESVKMNIKFGNPDATDEDVIEAAKAANAHDFIMKLPEGYDTKVGERGVKLSGGQKQRVAIARVFLKNPPILILDEATSALDLESEHLIQESLEMLAKDRTTFIVAHRLSTITHADRIIHMENGEIAEMGTHEELMKKQDHYYRLFQVQQLDN; encoded by the coding sequence GTGGACAGTATCAAACGGTACCTGCAGTTTGTAAAGCCTTACCGCTGGCAAATCATAGGTACGCTCATTATAGGAATCATCAAATTCGCAATCCCGCTTCTCATTCCGGTACTCATCAAATATGTCATCGATGATGTAGTAGGGAACACCACCCTTACAGCCGGTGAAAAGACGAACCATCTCCTCCTTGTGATGGGGATCATGGTTGTGGTCTTTCTGATCATTCGTCCGCCTGTTGAATATTACCGCCAATACTTTGCTCAGTGGACAGGGAATAAAATTCTCTATGATATCAGGGACCAGCTTTTCTCTCATATACAAAAGCTCAGTTTCAAGTATTATTCGAACACGCGGGCAGGAGAAGTCATCTCCAGGGTCATCAATGATGTGGAGCAGACAAAAAACTTTGTCATGACGGGCCTGATGAACCTCTGGCTGGATCTTGCCACGATCTTGATCGCAGTGGCCATCATGTTCACCATGGACGTATCATTGACCTTTGTATCATTGATTGCCTTTCCGTTCTACGCCCTTTCAGTACGCTATTTCTTCGGGCGTCTCCGTGGGCTTACTCGGGACCGGTCCCAGGCTCTTGCAGAAGTACAGAGCCATCTTCACGAACGGGTCCAGGGAATGCCGGTAATCAAGAGCTTTGCTGTGGAAGATCACGAGCAAACGGCTTTCCGCAGTCAGAATAAGAACTTCCTGCAGAAGGCTTTGGATCAGACGAGCTGGAATGCGAAAGCATTTGCTGTCGTCAATACGATTACAGACATTTCACCCCTCATCATTATCGGGTACGCAGGTTATCAGGTCATACAAGGAGACTTGACCATCGGGACGATGGCCGCATTTGTCGCCTATATCGACCGTCTTTATAGCCCACTGAGGAGACTGGTGAATTCTTCTACGACCTTGACGCAGTCCATTGCGTCCATGGACAGGGTGTTTGAGTTCATGGATGAGAAATACGATATCGACGATGAGCCCGGAGCCATTCCGTGTACGACGGTAAAAGGGGACATCAAATTCGATCAGGTATCATTTAAATACGAGGAAGAAGAAGAAGCGGTGTTGAGCAATCTGAACCTGGATATTCATTCAGGTGAAACGGTCGCCCTTGTCGGAATGAGCGGAGGGGGGAAATCCTCCCTTGTCAGCTTGATCCCTAGGTTCTATGATGTTTCCGAAGGGAGCATACGCCTTGATGGCACAGATATCAGAAGGTTCCAGGTAAGGACGCTCAGGGATAAAATCGGTATGGTTCTTCAGGACAACATCCTTTTCAGTGAATCGGTCAAGATGAATATCAAATTCGGTAATCCGGATGCAACGGATGAAGATGTGATTGAGGCCGCCAAAGCAGCAAATGCCCATGACTTCATCATGAAGCTGCCGGAAGGCTACGATACGAAAGTCGGGGAACGCGGTGTGAAACTTTCTGGAGGTCAAAAGCAGAGGGTGGCCATTGCCAGGGTATTCTTGAAGAATCCACCGATCTTGATCTTGGATGAGGCAACCTCCGCCCTCGATCTTGAGAGTGAACATCTCATTCAGGAATCATTGGAGATGCTAGCAAAAGACAGAACGACTTTCATCGTTGCCCACCGATTATCCACGATAACCCATGCAGATCGCATTATCCATATGGAAAACGGTGAAATTGCAGAGATGGGTACCCATGAAGAACTAATGAAAAAGCAGGATCACTATTATAGACTGTTCCAGGTTCAACAATTAGATAATTAA